Sequence from the Clostridium botulinum genome:
TATAATATTTGATTTTCTAACAAGTGAAGAACTAATAGTATCATTATATTCATTTGGACGGGATGGAATTAGAATACCATCTAAAGTATCAGAGTTATTAACTAAGATGTCTTTAGGAGAGGCTAAATTACAGTTTGTAGTACAAGATAAGGAGTATATATTTCAAGAGCTAAATAAGATGGTAAATAGAATGATAACAGGGTTATTAATAGCATCACTTATAATAGGTTCATCTCTAGTGATAACTAAAAATGTAGGACCTAAATATAATGGAGTATCATTAATAGGTGTAGTTGGCTACAGTATTTCAACTATTTTTGCATTAATATTATTGATAAATATGATAAAATATTGGCGTTTTAATATGAAGAAATAATATTTGTTTATAGTTTTTAATATGTGATAAGTAAATTTTAGTAGAGTAATTTAACTTAGGAATACTAAAATTAGCATAGTTAATTTAAATATTCGTAAAAGATAAAATTCAGACTATCCTTAATGTTTTTAAAAGTTTGACTTTAAGGTGATTTTATTTAGTGCATATATTAAAACTTTTTTTAGTATAGAGACAAAAATAAAAAATAACATTTGAAAAAATTTTAATATGATGTATAATGAATTATAAATAAAAGTGAATATGCGAAAGAGGTAGAGGCGCAAAATTTAAAAGTATTATTACTGAGGTAAACACTGTGAGGTAATAAGAAAGGAAATTTTGCCGAAGCTTATAACTGATGTTTTAAGGTTATAAAGCTGGGCTTATGCAGAATATGTATAAGACTGTCACAAATTAATTTGTGGTGAGCTATCATTCATGAAGTTTTTAAAGTCTATTTTGACTATTTTTAAACCTTGAGTGTTAAGCACTTAAGGTTTTTTTTATTATTATAGTCAGCCTCTGCAGATGTTCACACAAAACAAATGGGGGGAAATAAAATGAAAAAAATTAATAGGTATCATGTATTTTTATTAACGTTTATGATGTTTTTTATGACATCAACAGTTGCTTTTGCTGAGGAGATAGATCCATCAGTAATGAATTCAGGCAAATTTGGATGGTTTACTATATTGCCACCACTAGTAGCTATAGTACTAGCATTTATAACTAAGGATGTTGTAATATCGTTGTTTATAGGTATTTTATCTGGATCATTTTTATTAAATTTATCTAGTGGAAATCCATTCTATGCACTTATTCAAGCGTTTTTAGATTTTGTGCAAAGAGCATTAAATTCATTAGCAGATCCTTGGAATGCAGGAATAGTACTTCAAGTTATGGCTATTGGTGGAGTAATTAGTTTGGTTAGTAGAATGGGTGGAGCAAGAGCAATAGCTGAAGCATTAGCTAAAAAAGCTAAAAGTCCTATTAGTGCACAAATAATTACTTGGTTACTTGGAATTTTTGTATTCTTTGATGATTATGCAAATTCATTGATAGTTGGACCAATAATGAAGCCTGTTGCAGATAAAATGAAAATCTCTAGAGAAAGATTAGCATTTATAATTGATGCCACAGCAGCTCCAGTAGCAGGGATTGCAATAATATCAACATGGATTGGTTTAGAATTAGGACTTATAAGAGATGGTTTCGCAAGCATAGGGCAAGAAGTAGATGCATTTGGAATATTTTTAAGTACAATTCCATATAGATTTTATAATATATTAATTTTAGTATTTGTTGTTGTAAGCTCACTTATGTTAAGAGACTTTGGTCCAATGAGAAAAGCTGAGATTAGAGCAAGAAAAGGTGTTTCTTCAAATAAAGAAATAGCACTAGATAAAGAAATGGAAGATGAAATTAAAGTAAAAGAGGGTGTGAAATTAAGCATTTGGAATGCGATTATTCCAATAGGTGCATTAATTATTTCAGCACTTGCAAGTTTTTATTATAGCGGATATACAACTATAATGGGTGGAGAAAATCAAGCTTTAATAAGTATTATGTCTAATTCACCAGCATCATTTGAAGCTATAAGAGAAGCTTTTTCAGCATCAGATGCCGCAGTAGCATTATTCCAATCAGCATTATTTGCATCTATAGTAGCTATAGTGATGTCAGTATGTAAAAAAATATTCACATTATCAGAAGCTATAGAGAATTGGATACATGGAATGAAAGGTCTTATAATAACAGGAGTTATTTTAATACTTGCATGGTCTTTAGGTTCAGTAATTAAAGATCTTGGTACAGCTGTATTTTTAGTAAGTAAGTTATCAAGTACAGTTCCAAGCTTTTTATTACCAAGTATAATATTTATTTTGGGAGCGGTAATATCATTTGCAACAGGAACAGCTTATGGAACAATGGGAATTTTAATGCCACTTGCAATCCCACTTTCATATTCAATTTCACCAGAAATGGGCTATGTAGTTATGAGTGCTAGTGCAGTTCTTACGGGT
This genomic interval carries:
- a CDS encoding Na+/H+ antiporter NhaC family protein, whose translation is MKKINRYHVFLLTFMMFFMTSTVAFAEEIDPSVMNSGKFGWFTILPPLVAIVLAFITKDVVISLFIGILSGSFLLNLSSGNPFYALIQAFLDFVQRALNSLADPWNAGIVLQVMAIGGVISLVSRMGGARAIAEALAKKAKSPISAQIITWLLGIFVFFDDYANSLIVGPIMKPVADKMKISRERLAFIIDATAAPVAGIAIISTWIGLELGLIRDGFASIGQEVDAFGIFLSTIPYRFYNILILVFVVVSSLMLRDFGPMRKAEIRARKGVSSNKEIALDKEMEDEIKVKEGVKLSIWNAIIPIGALIISALASFYYSGYTTIMGGENQALISIMSNSPASFEAIREAFSASDAAVALFQSALFASIVAIVMSVCKKIFTLSEAIENWIHGMKGLIITGVILILAWSLGSVIKDLGTAVFLVSKLSSTVPSFLLPSIIFILGAVISFATGTAYGTMGILMPLAIPLSYSISPEMGYVVMSASAVLTGAIFGDHCSPISDTTIMSSMGAGCDHIDHVRTQLPYSLSVAGITIVFGYIPVGLGLPVWVVLPIAIIAIVGLVYFVGKPVENCEE